One Alicyclobacillus acidoterrestris DNA window includes the following coding sequences:
- a CDS encoding M23 family metallopeptidase, producing the protein MHRQRSVWFVMTTTAILCGFALAARSPSVAAKSTMTQAALQPLYEEYGDKYHVPWTLLAAIDRYAELEKTKADKEQAPYYGFAFHPSTWSGIGNPEAFDVSPASIAMFSGIGRDSNGDQLALPWDQADRIQSLAYWLHEETRMDDGDEELAVWNLFQDPMAMDRVFAYSEIFEHFGLSANAHCFPLDKRYNYTVKHSFGAARSWGGRRSHEGVDIFADYGTPVLACSYGFVELKGWNRFGGWRVGIRDANNLYYYYAHLSSFSQGLEQGDLVRPGQVIGYVGSTGYGPPGTSGKFPPHLHFGIYKDTGTHEWAFNPSGYLLQWQRQKQVIWNHEQSSTESNNS; encoded by the coding sequence ATGCACAGACAGCGTTCTGTGTGGTTCGTGATGACCACGACAGCCATTTTGTGCGGTTTCGCACTAGCCGCGCGGTCCCCAAGCGTAGCGGCCAAGTCCACGATGACACAGGCGGCGCTGCAACCGTTGTATGAGGAGTATGGAGACAAATATCATGTTCCGTGGACACTCTTAGCGGCCATTGACCGCTATGCAGAACTGGAGAAGACCAAGGCGGATAAAGAACAGGCCCCATATTACGGGTTTGCATTTCACCCATCGACCTGGTCTGGGATTGGCAATCCAGAGGCGTTCGACGTTTCGCCGGCGAGCATTGCGATGTTCTCCGGGATTGGCCGCGATTCAAATGGGGATCAACTGGCGTTGCCGTGGGATCAGGCGGATAGGATTCAGTCCCTGGCGTATTGGTTGCACGAAGAGACGCGGATGGATGATGGGGACGAGGAATTGGCGGTGTGGAATTTGTTTCAAGATCCGATGGCGATGGACAGGGTCTTCGCTTATTCCGAGATCTTTGAACACTTTGGCCTGTCGGCGAACGCACACTGTTTTCCCCTAGACAAGCGCTATAACTATACGGTGAAACATAGTTTTGGTGCGGCGAGAAGCTGGGGCGGCCGGCGTTCGCACGAAGGCGTGGACATTTTCGCTGACTACGGAACACCGGTATTGGCGTGCAGTTATGGTTTTGTCGAGCTGAAAGGTTGGAATCGTTTTGGTGGTTGGCGGGTTGGAATCCGTGACGCCAATAATCTGTACTATTATTACGCGCATTTATCTTCATTTTCACAGGGATTGGAACAGGGTGATCTGGTTCGCCCGGGCCAAGTGATTGGCTATGTTGGCAGCACGGGCTATGGACCGCCAGGGACATCGGGGAAGTTTCCGCCCCATTTACACTTTGGTATCTATAAGGACACGGGCACACACGAGTGGGCGTTTAATCCATCTGGTTACTTGTTGCAGTGGCAGCGTCAGAAGCAAGTCATTTGGAATCACGAACAATCTTCGACGGAATCGAACAATAGTTGA
- a CDS encoding acyl-CoA thioesterase, which yields MEGKPARLSRTVMTDLVLPQDTNHYGTIFGGRVMAYVDKIAAITAMRHARKPVVTVSSDSFDFLAPVKLGEAISLEAFVTYTHNTSIEVFVKIQSENLMTGEVTTTGSSYLTFVAVDENGEKNPVPPVIPETDEERMHFDTAPERRRLRIERKQERTRRMLPPET from the coding sequence GTGGAAGGTAAACCAGCGCGACTATCGCGAACGGTGATGACAGATCTGGTACTCCCGCAAGACACGAACCATTATGGAACGATTTTTGGCGGCAGAGTGATGGCGTATGTCGACAAGATTGCGGCGATTACCGCGATGCGCCACGCGCGGAAACCGGTTGTCACGGTGTCGAGTGACAGCTTCGATTTTCTTGCGCCGGTGAAACTAGGGGAGGCCATCTCGTTAGAGGCGTTTGTCACCTACACGCATAATACGTCGATTGAGGTGTTCGTCAAAATTCAGTCGGAAAATCTGATGACTGGCGAAGTGACGACCACCGGATCATCGTACCTGACGTTTGTGGCGGTTGATGAAAACGGAGAGAAAAACCCAGTCCCTCCGGTGATTCCGGAAACGGACGAGGAACGTATGCACTTTGACACAGCACCTGAGCGTAGAAGGCTGCGTATTGAGCGAAAACAAGAGAGAACGCGCCGCATGTTACCGCCAGAGACTTGA
- a CDS encoding O-antigen ligase family protein: MQDQAHLVAGELNGEKPFGARVAKWCTYLLIAFPIVDYTLRLSALHYLGSVWDKVVLFILAVIALNRYIRGHRPRAFGFAKFAGWYILYCFALMVIGLSHPSIAFDGFRMDVYYILFGLLLPFLVEPRDVPKFLHAAAAVAILIGVHGVIQYVMAPQIPSGWVDVTEHVRTRVFSVLKSPNELGAAMEMMIPIVFGLCIWERNRVRKWVYGLGGLFCLLTLFLTGTRGAWMGFGAALLFIAIVYERKLLIVLVILGVIGFFLPPIHHRVMDLFNPVYMIKSAQGGRIIRWQTAFDVMSGNPLFGAGLGRYGGSVASTHGYSIYSDNYYAKILGESGLVGLVLFVAMHIAILREMIVTVVRRAKGRQRYLALGGLAGVVAILVHNCVENVFEYAPSLMLYFVMVGLFLLWGRSLENQEVQHEE; the protein is encoded by the coding sequence ATGCAAGATCAGGCGCACCTTGTCGCCGGCGAGTTGAACGGAGAGAAACCGTTCGGTGCGCGCGTAGCGAAGTGGTGTACATATTTACTCATTGCGTTTCCAATTGTGGATTACACGCTGCGATTGTCGGCGCTGCATTATTTAGGTTCCGTGTGGGACAAGGTTGTCTTGTTCATTCTCGCGGTCATCGCACTGAATCGCTACATCCGGGGGCACCGGCCGCGGGCATTTGGTTTCGCCAAGTTCGCAGGGTGGTACATTTTGTACTGCTTCGCGCTAATGGTGATTGGACTTTCGCACCCATCCATCGCTTTTGACGGGTTTCGAATGGATGTCTACTACATCTTGTTCGGGCTTTTGTTGCCGTTCTTGGTGGAGCCGCGGGACGTTCCGAAATTTCTTCACGCGGCTGCCGCGGTGGCGATTTTAATTGGTGTACACGGCGTGATCCAATATGTGATGGCGCCACAGATTCCGAGTGGCTGGGTAGACGTCACTGAACATGTGCGCACGCGCGTGTTCTCGGTACTCAAATCGCCAAACGAGTTGGGTGCCGCCATGGAAATGATGATTCCCATCGTTTTTGGATTGTGTATCTGGGAGCGCAACCGCGTACGCAAGTGGGTGTACGGTCTTGGCGGGCTGTTTTGTCTCTTAACCCTCTTCCTGACCGGAACGCGCGGCGCGTGGATGGGATTTGGTGCTGCACTGTTATTCATCGCTATCGTCTATGAGCGCAAGTTGCTGATTGTATTGGTGATTCTCGGTGTGATTGGGTTCTTTCTACCGCCCATCCATCACCGTGTCATGGATTTGTTTAACCCGGTGTACATGATTAAATCGGCGCAGGGTGGCCGGATTATTCGCTGGCAAACTGCGTTTGATGTCATGTCGGGGAATCCGTTGTTTGGGGCCGGGCTGGGTCGCTATGGCGGATCGGTCGCATCGACGCACGGCTACTCCATTTACTCAGACAACTATTACGCCAAAATTCTCGGTGAGTCGGGCCTGGTTGGACTCGTCCTGTTTGTGGCGATGCATATTGCGATTCTGCGCGAAATGATTGTGACGGTCGTCCGCCGTGCGAAGGGGCGGCAACGCTATCTCGCACTGGGTGGACTCGCAGGTGTGGTCGCGATTTTGGTCCATAACTGCGTGGAGAACGTATTTGAGTACGCACCGTCCCTCATGCTTTATTTTGTGATGGTAGGTTTGTTCTTGCTCTGGGGACGCAGTTTGGAGAATCAGGAGGTACAGCATGAAGAATAA
- the rplS gene encoding 50S ribosomal protein L19 — protein sequence MNLLRSVVEDQIRADIPDFRPGDTVRVHVKVREGQRERIQVFEGVVIRRRGSGISATYTVRKISYGVGVERTFPLHSPKIDKIEVTRHGKVRRAKLHYLRGRSGKAARIKEIRR from the coding sequence ATGAATTTACTACGTTCAGTGGTCGAAGACCAAATCCGTGCGGATATTCCGGACTTCCGTCCTGGTGATACTGTGCGCGTGCACGTGAAAGTGCGCGAGGGTCAGCGCGAACGTATTCAGGTTTTCGAAGGCGTTGTGATTCGCCGTCGCGGATCTGGTATTAGCGCAACCTACACCGTCCGTAAGATTTCTTACGGCGTCGGCGTAGAGCGTACGTTCCCGCTGCACTCGCCGAAGATCGACAAGATTGAGGTAACCCGCCACGGTAAAGTTCGCCGTGCGAAGTTGCACTATCTGCGCGGTCGTTCCGGCAAAGCGGCTCGTATCAAAGAGATCCGCCGATAA
- the ylqF gene encoding ribosome biogenesis GTPase YlqF — MGQLTIQWYPGHMAKARRIMESRIKQVDAVIELVDARLPISSRNPVLQQLSTRKPGIIVMTRDDLADPEATQAWTDYFAEHDMIAVPANILSGEGLGRVKDALHRVTSEKVNRDRQRGLRRTIIRAMVVGIPNVGKSSFINRTARKAVAKTGNQPGVTRQEQWVKMGDIELLDTPGVLWPKIDTPEQGLRLAVSGAIKEQIYNVEEAAAYFVAYASRRYPEQLKQRYKLAELPAVDWTDLQTVWPQIAPVFEAIGRHRGMLARGAEVDIERVSRMLIKEVQDGVLGRLTLEWPGDDATTDEA; from the coding sequence GTGGGACAGTTGACGATTCAATGGTATCCGGGCCATATGGCAAAAGCGCGGCGGATTATGGAGAGCAGGATTAAGCAGGTTGACGCCGTCATTGAACTGGTTGACGCACGTCTGCCAATCTCCAGCCGCAATCCAGTGTTACAGCAGTTGTCGACGCGCAAGCCTGGCATTATTGTGATGACGCGTGATGATTTGGCGGATCCGGAAGCGACACAAGCGTGGACGGACTATTTTGCGGAACACGATATGATTGCGGTGCCTGCCAATATCCTCTCGGGCGAGGGGCTTGGCCGCGTGAAGGATGCGCTGCACCGGGTGACGAGCGAGAAAGTTAATCGGGATAGGCAACGCGGTCTGAGGCGGACGATTATTCGAGCGATGGTCGTCGGTATTCCAAACGTCGGCAAATCCTCGTTCATCAACCGCACGGCGCGCAAGGCCGTGGCGAAGACCGGAAACCAGCCGGGGGTAACGCGACAAGAGCAGTGGGTCAAGATGGGCGATATAGAACTGCTTGATACGCCTGGTGTGCTATGGCCGAAAATTGACACGCCGGAACAGGGACTGCGGCTGGCTGTGAGCGGAGCAATTAAAGAGCAAATTTATAATGTGGAAGAGGCGGCTGCCTACTTTGTGGCTTATGCGAGCAGACGCTATCCGGAACAATTGAAACAGCGATATAAGTTAGCTGAATTGCCTGCAGTGGACTGGACGGACTTGCAAACGGTGTGGCCGCAAATTGCACCTGTTTTCGAAGCGATTGGCAGGCATCGTGGCATGCTGGCCCGTGGCGCGGAAGTCGATATTGAACGGGTGTCACGGATGCTTATCAAGGAAGTGCAAGATGGCGTTTTGGGCCGGTTGACGCTGGAGTGGCCGGGTGACGATGCGACGACGGACGAGGCTTGA
- a CDS encoding ribonuclease HII, whose protein sequence is MREGKVDASLALCSRNRFDRAMAGASLYAGVDEVGRGCLAGPVVAAAVIPPTDVHRWELVDDSKRLTERKREELAKLIRETAIAVGIGVAEVGEIDQLNILRATQLAMGRAVSNLAHHVEILLVDGIYGANSPVPSLPVVRGDHRSLAIGAASIVAKVFRDTYMKQLDAVYPQYGFAANVGYGTKQHRAALEAYGPTEHHRMSFAPVREAQTMQMRLVLHG, encoded by the coding sequence ATGCGAGAGGGAAAAGTCGATGCATCACTCGCGCTGTGCTCACGGAATCGGTTTGACCGGGCAATGGCTGGCGCAAGTCTGTACGCAGGGGTGGATGAGGTCGGACGAGGGTGCCTAGCAGGTCCCGTCGTTGCGGCGGCGGTTATCCCGCCAACAGACGTGCATCGCTGGGAACTGGTGGATGATTCCAAGCGTTTGACGGAGCGCAAGCGCGAGGAACTCGCTAAGTTGATTCGCGAGACGGCCATCGCCGTCGGTATTGGTGTTGCAGAGGTCGGTGAAATTGACCAACTCAACATTCTGCGCGCAACACAATTGGCGATGGGACGAGCGGTTTCAAACTTGGCTCACCATGTAGAGATTTTGTTGGTGGATGGCATTTATGGAGCCAATAGTCCAGTGCCGTCTTTGCCTGTGGTCCGCGGGGACCATCGCTCGTTGGCGATTGGCGCTGCATCTATCGTTGCGAAGGTATTTCGCGATACATATATGAAACAATTGGATGCCGTCTACCCGCAGTACGGGTTTGCGGCAAATGTCGGATACGGCACGAAACAGCATCGAGCGGCGTTAGAGGCCTACGGGCCGACTGAGCATCACCGCATGAGTTTCGCACCGGTGCGTGAAGCGCAAACGATGCAAATGAGGTTGGTGTTACATGGATAG
- a CDS encoding EscU/YscU/HrcU family type III secretion system export apparatus switch protein — protein sequence MKTRRAVALRYERHREEAPRVVAKGAGEVAEAIIQSASAHDVPVMENQPLVDALIGLEVDSVIPAELYQAVAEVLAYVYQFGQKSK from the coding sequence TTGAAGACGAGACGAGCGGTTGCGCTGCGTTATGAGCGCCATCGTGAAGAGGCGCCGCGCGTTGTTGCAAAAGGGGCAGGGGAAGTGGCTGAAGCAATCATTCAATCGGCTTCAGCGCACGACGTTCCTGTGATGGAGAATCAGCCACTCGTGGATGCCTTGATTGGGTTGGAAGTGGATAGTGTGATTCCAGCCGAGTTGTACCAGGCCGTGGCGGAGGTGCTGGCTTATGTCTATCAATTCGGGCAGAAGTCCAAGTAG
- a CDS encoding YraN family protein translates to MSINSGRSPSSVGRQGERIVCDYLHKCLGWDVVDRNVRTRFGELDIVAHTPGKYIFVEVKTRTSARFGSPIDAVTPLKSLRLMQQSCAYFATRAIVPDAFDICLDVVGITLARDSGALTSLVHTRLLP, encoded by the coding sequence ATGTCTATCAATTCGGGCAGAAGTCCAAGTAGCGTTGGGCGACAAGGGGAACGTATTGTCTGTGATTACCTACACAAATGTTTAGGGTGGGACGTGGTTGATCGCAATGTTCGAACACGCTTCGGCGAACTGGACATTGTCGCGCATACACCAGGCAAATATATTTTTGTCGAAGTCAAGACGCGTACGTCCGCTCGCTTTGGTTCGCCGATAGACGCTGTGACACCCCTGAAATCACTCCGCTTGATGCAACAATCTTGCGCTTACTTCGCCACACGAGCGATCGTTCCGGACGCCTTTGATATTTGCCTCGATGTCGTCGGGATCACCTTAGCGCGCGATAGTGGCGCGCTGACCTCCCTCGTGCACACTAGACTTCTTCCGTAG
- a CDS encoding ring-cleaving dioxygenase, translating to MELAGIHHLTAVSSRIRENYQFYTNVMGLRLVKRSVNQDDVSAYHLFYSGDRKGAPGNDLTFFDWDIPREVRGTHSITRTYLRVNGEKALTWWKTWLEEHGVVHEPIQEIDGRATLFLEDPEGQRLALVDDSGAGDPHEAWEKSVVPAEYQIRGQGPIVISIPELRYTDMVLTNVLYMRQVRQYLHPETKKDTIYVYEMGAGGAHAELHVAVQPDLPAARLGAGGVHHVAFRTNDADYHDWVQRIQSYRIPNSGEVDRYWFRSLYFREPNGILFELATDEPGFAIDEDVETLGEKIVLAPFLEPQRAEIVANLKPLD from the coding sequence ATGGAATTAGCAGGCATTCACCACCTAACTGCGGTCTCGTCGCGCATCCGTGAGAATTATCAATTCTATACGAACGTAATGGGCCTGCGGCTGGTCAAACGCAGTGTCAACCAAGACGACGTGAGCGCTTACCACTTGTTTTACAGTGGGGATCGAAAAGGGGCGCCAGGCAACGATTTAACGTTCTTTGATTGGGACATCCCGCGAGAAGTGCGCGGAACCCACAGCATTACCCGCACCTATCTGCGCGTAAACGGCGAGAAGGCCTTGACCTGGTGGAAAACGTGGCTCGAAGAACACGGCGTCGTACACGAACCCATTCAGGAGATTGACGGACGCGCCACACTTTTTCTTGAAGATCCGGAGGGGCAACGTCTCGCGCTAGTCGATGACAGTGGTGCGGGAGATCCGCACGAGGCATGGGAAAAGAGCGTTGTTCCTGCTGAATATCAAATTCGTGGACAAGGACCTATTGTGATTAGCATTCCGGAGTTGCGCTATACAGACATGGTTCTCACGAACGTGCTGTACATGCGCCAAGTTCGCCAGTATCTCCATCCAGAGACAAAGAAGGATACTATCTACGTCTATGAAATGGGTGCAGGCGGCGCACATGCAGAATTACACGTCGCCGTACAACCAGACTTGCCTGCTGCGCGCCTGGGGGCTGGTGGCGTCCATCACGTGGCATTCCGTACGAATGACGCCGACTACCACGACTGGGTGCAACGAATTCAATCCTATCGTATTCCCAACAGTGGTGAAGTCGATCGGTACTGGTTCCGCAGCCTGTACTTTAGAGAACCCAACGGCATTCTCTTTGAACTGGCCACAGACGAACCAGGATTCGCGATTGATGAAGATGTAGAAACGCTCGGTGAAAAAATCGTACTCGCGCCGTTCCTCGAACCGCAGCGAGCTGAAATTGTAGCTAACCTCAAACCGCTCGACTAA